ATGCTCGGCTTCGCGCGATTGGCCGAGAAAGTTCTGGCCCAGATGGAGATCGGAGGTGTGCAGCAGACGCATGCGTAGCGGGTCCCCGGAGAGTCGTGGGCGCCAAGGCGCGCCGGATGTGGCAAAGACCGGCCAGTGTGCCTGCCGGCCCTGTTCCGGGCCATTCAATCCGCAATGGATCGCACCGGTTGCGACGACAAGGGCGCCGCGCGCGGTCGTGGTTCACCCTACGGCAGCGCTTTTGCGGCAGGCTTCGTACATGAATCAGGAGGATCGACGATGAAGAAATGGCTGCTGGCGGCAATCCTGATCGTGCTGGCGCTGGTTGGCTACGTCGCCGCCGGCCCGTACATCACCTACACCGCGATCCGCGATGCGGTGGAAACCAAGGACACCGCCAAACTGTCGCGCCAGGTCGACTTCCCACAGCTGCGGGCCAACCTGAAGCTGCAGCTGGACGACTACATGGTCCGTCGCGCGGGACCGGACATGCAGTCCAGCCTGTTTGGCGTGTTCGCTGTGCGCGTGGCCAGCGGCGTGGCAGGCGCGGCGGTGGACACAATGATTACCCCGGCAGGACTGGCGGCGATCCTGGAAGGACGCGCCGTGGTGCACCGTGTCGCCGGAGATACCGGACCGGACCCCTATCGCCCTGCCCGGCCGACCAACCCGCTGCGCGATCCCAGCTACCGGTTCGAATCGCTATCGCGCTTCAGTGCCACGGTTCCCGGTGAAGACGGCGAGGACATCACGCTGGTGCTGACCCGCCAGGGCCTGCGCTGGAAGCTCAGCGACATCCGCCTGTCCGAGCCCGCCAGGGACGCACTGATGCGGCGCCCCTGATTTCGCCGTCGCGGCTGACCCGGCACCGGGTCGGACGCATCTGAGCGCCCCACCCGATGACACTCGACGTCAGGCGCTCTTGCGCTCCTTGACCGCCGGCTCGGCGTCGGCGACGCCGGCCACATCCGCGCGCGACAGGTTCGCCTTGCGCACCTCTTCCGCGGTTTCGCCATCCTCGGCCAGGAAGGCCTCCAGCGAATCGTCCATCGCCTCCATCCACGGGGTGTGGTGGGGCGGCGCGAGGGTACCGGTCATCGTCGAGCGGTAGCTCTTGTTGCGGTAGCCCAGGATGTCCTTCTGCTTGTCGCGCTTCCATTCCTTGAACAGCTCGCCCATGCCCTCGATGTCGAAATCGGGGTAGTCCGTAGGACCGAGGATGTCGCGGATGTAGGCCGCCTGGAAGTCGATATCTTCGAACACGTCCTCCGTGGCCTCCTCCATCTCGACCCATTTGCGCGAGTCGGCGACCATCTCGTCCCTGGACGGCAACGCCAGCTTGCCCAGGATCACATCGCGGGCGTACCAGGCCTGGGCGTCGAACATGTTGAAGGTGTAGTACTGGTCCTGCATGCCCAGGTAGATCAGCTTCGGGTTGTCGATCCAGAAGATGCCCTTGTAAAGGTCCTCCGGGTACAGCCGGTTGTAGGTGCGAAGGGTCAGGTCATCCGGCAGGAACGAGAAGTAATGCTGGTAACCCGTGCACAGGATGATCGCGTCGACGTCGCGCGTGCTGCCATCGACGAAATGCGCGGTGGACCCTTCCAGGCGGGTCAGCAGCGGGTATTCGCGGAACTCCGGCGGCCACTCGTAACCCATCGGCGAGGTGCGGTAGCTGAAGGACACCGACTTGGCGCCGTACTTGTGGCACTGGGTGCCGATGTCTTCGGCCGAATAGCTGCTGCCGACCAGCAGCAGGTCCTTGTCGGTGAACTCGCAGGCGTCGCGAAAATCATGCGCGTGCAGGACGCGGCCCGGGAACTGCTCCAGACCTTCGAAGTACGGAGCGTTGGGGGTCGAGAAGTGGCCGGTGGCCACGATCACGTAATCGAACTCCTCGGTGGAGAGCTCATCGGCTTTCAGGTCACGGACGGTGACGGTGAACTTGCCGGTCTCTTCCGAATAATCGACCCATTGCACTTCGGTATGGAAGCGGATGCTGCGGCGCAGGTCGATCTTCTCCACCCGGCCCATGATGTAGTCCCGCAGCACCGCGCGCGGCGGGTAGGAAGCGATCGGCTTGCCGAAGTGCTCCTCAAAACTGTAGTCGGCGAACTCCAGGCATTCCTTGGGGCCGTTGGACCACAGGTAGCGGTACATGCTGCCGTGCACGGGCTCGCCGTAGGCGCCGACGCCGGTGCGCCACGTGTAGTTCCACATGCCGCCCACGTCGTTCTGCTTTTCATAACAGACGATTTCGGGAATCTCGGCGCCTGCGTTCGCGGCAGCCTCGAAGGCGCGCAACTGCGCAAGGCCGCTGGGGCCGGCGCCAAGGATCGCAATACGTTGGTTACTCAATGGAAACTCCTGTTGTCTGGCGGCGGGAAACAACCGCGATGGGGCGCGTGAATCGGGCGGCAGCGCACACGAACACATGAATCCGTCGGAAGACGGAACGAAAGTCCGTAGTGGCCCTCTCCGGTCACCAATCAGTGACCCGGACGCTCAGCCCGGTCGCCCCGCTCGAACAGCCGACGCAGGTGCGCCGCGTCCACGATCGACCCGCTTCATTCCGTTGACCGGGATCGCCCGCGAGGCGAAAAAAAAGACGGGATTTCCTTCCCGTCATTGCGGCGAATGGACCGCCGAACCGCATGAGACACGGTTTGAATTGGGGCTTTACATCAACGGTGAATGTTAACACAAATGCAACGGCCATGCCAGTTTTGCGACCATCACACTCACCCATAGCGCTGGTCCGTGCTAGACGGGCGCTCCGACGGGCATCAAGCCCCGATCAATCCGGATTCGCGACGCCGTGCGGGACGTGGCCGGCGGTCACCAGACCGCGGGCAGACTCGATGTTGTGCTCGGAATCATCGAAGAAGATGTCGGCGCCAAACGCCTCCAGGAACGGCCCCTTGGGACGGCCGCCGAGGAACAGCGCCTCGTCCAGGCGGATGTCCCAATCGCGCAGCGTGCGGATCACCCGCTCATGCGCCGGAACGGA
The genomic region above belongs to Lysobacter avium and contains:
- a CDS encoding DUF2939 domain-containing protein encodes the protein MKKWLLAAILIVLALVGYVAAGPYITYTAIRDAVETKDTAKLSRQVDFPQLRANLKLQLDDYMVRRAGPDMQSSLFGVFAVRVASGVAGAAVDTMITPAGLAAILEGRAVVHRVAGDTGPDPYRPARPTNPLRDPSYRFESLSRFSATVPGEDGEDITLVLTRQGLRWKLSDIRLSEPARDALMRRP
- a CDS encoding NAD(P)-binding domain-containing protein; its protein translation is MSNQRIAILGAGPSGLAQLRAFEAAANAGAEIPEIVCYEKQNDVGGMWNYTWRTGVGAYGEPVHGSMYRYLWSNGPKECLEFADYSFEEHFGKPIASYPPRAVLRDYIMGRVEKIDLRRSIRFHTEVQWVDYSEETGKFTVTVRDLKADELSTEEFDYVIVATGHFSTPNAPYFEGLEQFPGRVLHAHDFRDACEFTDKDLLLVGSSYSAEDIGTQCHKYGAKSVSFSYRTSPMGYEWPPEFREYPLLTRLEGSTAHFVDGSTRDVDAIILCTGYQHYFSFLPDDLTLRTYNRLYPEDLYKGIFWIDNPKLIYLGMQDQYYTFNMFDAQAWYARDVILGKLALPSRDEMVADSRKWVEMEEATEDVFEDIDFQAAYIRDILGPTDYPDFDIEGMGELFKEWKRDKQKDILGYRNKSYRSTMTGTLAPPHHTPWMEAMDDSLEAFLAEDGETAEEVRKANLSRADVAGVADAEPAVKERKSA